TGATGTTCCTGCTGCAGTCGATCGGAGTCCAGGTCGCCTCGGCGCAGGCGGATCTCGACGAATCGACGGTCCTCGCGATCCTGCAGGGAAAGACGCACGCGCCGAAATCGCTCATCGTCCGGGAGGAGCCGAGCCGTCCGAAGACGACGCAGGCGCCCAAGAGCGCGCTCTCCCGAATCAAGATCATCGAAAGGCCGACGGCCCCCGTAAGGAGGACCGAGCCGCCGAAGCCCGCCGAACCGCGGCCGCGGCCGCCGGCGGAGCCCGCTCGCACGGCGGTCGTTCCGTCCGAGCCGGAGGGTGAGGCTTCTGCCGCGTCGGCTCCGAAAGCCGAGCCGCCGAAGGCGCCGCTCGTTCCGCGCAAGATCGTGCTTCCCCCGCGGCGTCCGATCGCGCGACCCGGGCCGCCGCCGGCCGCGGCCGCTCCGGCTCGCCCCGGCGCGGTTCCCGTCCGTCCCGGAACGCCGCCTCCGCGCTTCGGTCCCGGAGCGCGTCCGGGGCCGAGCGTGTACCGGCCGGCCCCCGGCGCCCCCGGCGCGCGCATTCCCGGGGCTCGTCCGCCGCTGCCGCCCGGACGCCCCGGCGTGCCGGGCCGCCCGGTTCGCCCCGGCGCGATCGAACCGCCCGTTCCCGCCGACGACGCGAAGGCCCTCCGCCGCAAGAAGGAGGAGGAATCGAAGAAGGCCGCCGCCAAGAAGACGGGCGCGCGTCCGAAGATCAATCCCGCGGACGAGGTCGACCTGAGGGACTTCGTCGGCGAGTATCAGCCGGATACGTATTCCGACATCACGCTTCCGCTCATCGACAAGAACGCGACGCTCGAGGAGCCGGTCCAACCGAAACAGCTCTCGAAGTCGGCGATGCGCCGCGCCGGCAAGGAAACGCGGCACGACGACACCGGCAAGATCGTCGAATTCAAGAAGCCGCTGCCGACGGGACCCGTGTTCCTCTCGGAGGGCGTCACGGTCAAGGAGCTCTCCGAGAAGCTCGGCGTCCTCGCCCGCGATCTCGTCCAGAAGCTCCTTCGCCGCGGCATGATGGTCACGATCAATCAGAGCCTCCCGGCGAACGTGGCCGTCGAGATCGCCCGCGAAATCGGCGTCGAGGCGGCCGTCGTCTCCTTCGAGGAGGAGATGGAGCTCGCGCGCGAGGAGAAGGGCGAGAAGGTCTCTCCCGAGAACCTGAAGCCCCGCGCTCCGGTGGTCACGGTCATGGGTCACGTCGACCACGGAAAGACCTCGCTCCTCGACGCGATCCGCGAGACGAAGGTCGCGGCGAGCGAGGCGGGCGGAATCACTCAGCACATCGGCGCCTACCGCGTCGAGTCGAAGGGAACGCCGATCGTCTTCCTCGACACGCCCGGCCACGAGGCGTTCACGCTGATGCGGGCGCGCGGCGCCGCGGCGACCGACATCGTCGTTCTCGTCGTCGCGGCGGACGACGGCGTCATGCCGCAGACCGTCGAGGCGATCGACCACGCGCGCGCCGCGAAGGTCCCGATCGTCGTCGCGATCAACAAGATCGACAAGCCGAACGCCAACGTCGAGCGCGTCAAGAAGGAGCTCGGCGACCGCGGCGTCCTCCTCGAGTCGTGGGGCGGCGACGTGCCGTCGGTCGAGGTCTCGGCGCTGAAGAAACAGGGGATCGACCAGCTCCTCGAGATCATCCGCCTCGTCGCGGAGCTCCAGGAACTCAAGGCCGACCCGACCGGGATGGCGCGCGGCGTCGTGATCGAGGCGCGCCGCGAGGCGGGCCGTGGAAACGTCGCGACCGTGCTCGTCCAGTCGGGGGCCCTGAAGATCGGCGACGTTTTCTACGCGGGCTCCGTCTCGGGCCGCCTGCGCGCGATGTCCGACGAGAACGGCAACCGCCTCACGGAGGCGGGACCGTCGACGCCGGTCGAGGTGATGGGCTTCGAGGAGCTCCCCGCCGCGGGAGACACGTTCCAGGTCGTCGAGAACGAGATCCGCGCGCGCCAGATCGTCTCCTTCCGCAAGGAGAAGAACCGCGAACAGACGATGGCGTCGACGTCCAAGACCTCGCTCGAAGCGCTCTTCTCGCGCATCCAGGCGGGCGGCGTCAAGGACCTCGCGATCATCCTCAAGGCGGACGTGATGGGCTCGGCCGAGGTGCTCTCCTCGACCCTGAAGAAGCTCTCGACCGAACAGGTCAAGGTCAACGTCCTCCACGCGGGCGTCGGCGCGATCAACGTCAACGACGTGCTGCTCGCCTCCGCCTCGGGCGCGATCATCATCGGGTTCAACGTCCGTCCCGAGAAGAAGGCGGAGACCGAAGCGGAGAAGGCGGGGGTCGACATCCGGCTCTACACGGTGATCTACAACATCACCGACGACATCCGGAAGGCGATGGAGGGGCTGCTCGAGCCGACGCTCAAGGAAGTCAACCGGGGCCGAGCCGAGGTGCGCAACACGTTCCAGGTGCCGAAGGTCGGCGTCGTCGCCGGCTGCTACGTGACCGAGGGGACGATCCCGCGGTCGGCGGGCGTCCGGCTCCTGCGCGACAACCGCGTCGTGTACGAAGGAAAGATCGCGTCGCTCCGGCGCTTCAAGGACGACGTCTCGGAAGTGAAGAACGGCTTCGAGTGCGGCATCGGACTCGAGCGTTACCAGGACGTCAAGGTCGGCGACGTCATCGAAGCGTTCTCGACCGAGAAGGTCGCCGGCGTCCTGTCGGCGTAGCTCGCTGGTTCTCGCGTACGCGGTCTACGACCTGAACCTTCCGGGTTGCCGGGGGCTCAAGGAGAAGCGCATGGTGCTTCGGAGTCTCAAGAGCCGCATCCGGAACAAGTTCGAGGTGTCGGTCGCCGAGACCGGACACCAGGACCGGCACCAGCGCGCCGAGCTCGCGGTCGCCGTCGTCGGGCCCGACCAGGTCCCGCTCGACCAGCTCCTGCAGGAGATCCTCTCCTTCGTCGAGATGAACTTCGACGGCCCGATCCTCGACTACCGGAACGAGTTCATCCATGTGTGAGGAAACTCTCGACCGGCCGCCGGCCGGCCTCTTCGCCGTCATGGCGGGACGGACGCTCGTGATGACGAAGCCGGCCCCCCCCTCCTTCGCGGAGGCGCGCTGATGCCGGTCAAGCGTCCCGAGCGGGTCGGCGAGCTGATCCGCGCGGAGCTCTCCGCGATGATCCGGAGCGATCTCCACGATCCGGCGATCGGGTTCGTCACGATCACGCAGGTGCAGATGTCGCACGACCTCCGCACGGCGCGCGTGTATTTCTCCTGCCTCGGCGGACCCGAGGAGTTCGACAAGGTCCGGGACGGGTTCGACCGCGCCGCCGGATATCTGCGGCGCGAGATCGGCCGGCGATGCCGGCTCCGCTACGCTCCGGAGCTCCATTTCTTCCCCGACCGTTCCGCGGAAACGGGGGCGCGGATCGAGAAGATCCTGCGCGAGAACCTCCCGGCCCCGGAAGCCTCCGAGGAGCCCTCCGGGACGCCGGCCTCCGACTCCGGCGAAGCTCCCCGGAAATGAGCTCCGCGGGCGATCTCCTGTTCTCCCGCGGCGCGCTGCTCCTCGTCGACAAGCCGAAGGGACTCACCTCGCACGACGTCGTCGAGCGCGTTCGCCGGACGACCGGAGTGAAGAAGATCGGCCACACGGGGACGCTCGATCCGATGGCGACGGGGCTCCTCGTCCTCTGCTGCGGGCGCGCGGCGAGGCTCCAGGGTTTCCTGACGGGGCTCCCGAAGACGTACGAGGGAACGATCACGCTCGGCCGCGCCACGACGACCTACGACGCCGAAGGCGAGACGACGTCGGAGCACGCGGGCGGGATCGCGATCGGACCCGACGCCCTCGAAAGAGCGGCCGCGAAGTTCCGCGGCACGTTCGAGCAGTCGCCTCCCCCGTACTCGGCCAAGAAGGTCGGAGGCCGGAAGTTCTACGAAATGGCTCGGCAGGGGGAGACCGTCCCGCAGGCCCCGAAGTCCGTGACCGTTTCGCGTTTCGACCTGCGGCTCCGCGGCGAAAAGGAGATCGACTTCACCCTGTCCTGCACCTCCGGGACGTACATCCGCTCCATCGCGCACGAGCTCGGCGAGAGCCTCGGCGTCGGCGCGCACCTGTCGGCCCTGCGCAGGACCCGGATCGGCGACTTCGCCCTCGCCGACGCGGTCCCCCTCGCGACGTTCGAGGCCGCCGAGGAGGACGTCCGGGTCGCCCCCCCGCACGCGATCCCGCTCGCCATGATTCCCTTCACGTTCCCCCGGATGACCGTCGCGTCCCTCGAGGCGTGGAAAATCCGCCAGGGACAGGCGATTCCGGCCCGCCTGCAGGGAGCCGAGGGGGACTGGGTATCCCTCCTCTCGCCCGACGGCCAGATGCTCGCCCTGGGGCAGATGACCCCCGTCGGCACCGGAAAGATCGCCATGATCAAGCCCCGGATCGTGCTGGCGGAGGAATCCCGTTTCTGATAGGCTACCCGGCTGTTGAAAAAGTAGAGCGATTCGTTGAGAAAGCATCGGAGGAATTGTTGAGTGCCACGGCGTATCGGGACACCAAACCCGAGATCATCCACGACTACCAGACCCACGACGGGGACACCGGCTCGCCCGAAGTCCAGGTCGCGCTGCTCTCGAAGCGGATCGCGTACCTGACGGACCACTTCAAGTCGCACGCGAAGGATCATCATTCGCGGCGCGGACTGCTGATGCTGGTCGGGAGGAGACGGCGTCTCCTGGAGTACCTCAAGAAGAAGGACGGCGAGCGTTATCACCGCCTGATCGAACGTCTGGGTCTCCGCAAGTAAAAGACGATCTCCCGACGGCCCTCGGAATCCGCGCCGCCACGGCGATGGATGGGGGTTTGTCCGGGCGACACGAATAAGGACGAGCGAATGAAACACGAAGAGATCATCTCCCTGCCGGACCGCCCCCTCTCGATCGAGACGGGGAAGGTCGCCAAGCAGGCCGACGGCGCCTGCGTCGTCCGGCTCGGCGACACCGTCGTCCTCGCCACGGCCTGCGCCGCGGGCGAACCGAAGGAAGGGATCGATTTCCTTCCGCTGACCGTCGACTACCGGGAGAACACCTACGCCGCCGGGCGGATCCCCGGCGGATTCTTCAAGCGCGAGGGACGCCCGACCGAGAAGGAGATCCTGACCTCGCGCCTGATCGACCGGCCCCTCCGGCCGCTCTTCCCGAAGGGATGGGGCAACGAGACGCAGGTGATCGCGTTCGTGCTCTCCGCCGACGGCCAGAACGACCCGGACGTGCTCGCGATCAACGGCGCGTCGGCGGCGCTCGCCGTCTCCGCGATCCCGTTCACGCACACGATCGCCGCGGTCCGGGTGGGGCGGATCGGCGGGAAGCTGGTCCTGAATCCGACGAACAAGGAGCGCGACGAATCGGACATCGACCTGATCGTCGCCTCCACGAAGGACGCCGTCTGCATGGTCGAATCGGGCGCCCGGGAGGTTCCCGAGTCGGCCATGATCGACGCGATCTTCTTCGGGCACGACGCCAACCAGCAGATCATCGCCGGAATCGAGAAGCTCGCCGCCGCGGTCGGCAACCGGAAACGCGAGTTCTCGGCCCCCGAGCCGTACGATGCCGCGTTCTTCGCGGGGATCCTGAAGCGCTGGGAAGGGGCCATGCTCGCGGCGATGACCGTTCCGGGCAAGATCCTGTCGTACGCCCGCATCAAGGAAGTCAAGAAGCAGGCGATCGGGGAGATTCCCGCCGAGGACGTGGCGCTCCGGACGGCCACCGCGAAGGCGATGGACGCCCTCGTCAAGACGCTCACCCGCGAGACGATCCTCGACCGCGGCGAGCGGCTCGACGGCCGGAACTTCTCTCAGATCCGCCCGATCACGTGCGAAGTCGGGCTCCTGCCGCGGACGCACGGCTCCGCGCTCTTCACCCGCGGCGAAACGCAGGCGCTCGTCACGTGCACGCTCGGCACCTCCGAGGACACCCAGCTCGTCGAGGACTACGAGGGAGACTCCGAGAAGACGTTCCTCCTCCACTACAACTTCCCCCCGTTCTCGGTCGGCGAGGTGAAATTCCTGCGCGGGCCGGGCCGGCGCGAGATCGGCCACGGGAACCTCGCGCGCCGCGCGCTCGAGCCGATCCTGCCCGACGACGTCTCGTTCCCGTACACGATCCGCGTCGTCTCCGACATCCTCGAGTCCAACGGCTCCTCTTCGATGGCGACCGTCTGCGGCGGAACGCTCGCGCTCATGGACGCGGGGGTCCCGATCAAGTCTCCCGTCGCCGGCGTCGCGATGGGGCTCGTCGCCGAGGGAGAGAAGCACGCGGTCCTGACCGACATCGCCGGCCAGGAAGACCATTACGGGGACATGGACTTCAAGGTCGCGGGCACCCGCGACGGCATCACCGCGCTCCAGATGGACATCAAGATCAAGGGA
This is a stretch of genomic DNA from Thermoanaerobaculia bacterium. It encodes these proteins:
- a CDS encoding DUF503 domain-containing protein, yielding MVLAYAVYDLNLPGCRGLKEKRMVLRSLKSRIRNKFEVSVAETGHQDRHQRAELAVAVVGPDQVPLDQLLQEILSFVEMNFDGPILDYRNEFIHV
- the truB gene encoding tRNA pseudouridine(55) synthase TruB; amino-acid sequence: MSSAGDLLFSRGALLLVDKPKGLTSHDVVERVRRTTGVKKIGHTGTLDPMATGLLVLCCGRAARLQGFLTGLPKTYEGTITLGRATTTYDAEGETTSEHAGGIAIGPDALERAAAKFRGTFEQSPPPYSAKKVGGRKFYEMARQGETVPQAPKSVTVSRFDLRLRGEKEIDFTLSCTSGTYIRSIAHELGESLGVGAHLSALRRTRIGDFALADAVPLATFEAAEEDVRVAPPHAIPLAMIPFTFPRMTVASLEAWKIRQGQAIPARLQGAEGDWVSLLSPDGQMLALGQMTPVGTGKIAMIKPRIVLAEESRF
- the infB gene encoding translation initiation factor IF-2 yields the protein MAKIRVHELAQQMGVGDRELMFLLQSIGVQVASAQADLDESTVLAILQGKTHAPKSLIVREEPSRPKTTQAPKSALSRIKIIERPTAPVRRTEPPKPAEPRPRPPAEPARTAVVPSEPEGEASAASAPKAEPPKAPLVPRKIVLPPRRPIARPGPPPAAAAPARPGAVPVRPGTPPPRFGPGARPGPSVYRPAPGAPGARIPGARPPLPPGRPGVPGRPVRPGAIEPPVPADDAKALRRKKEEESKKAAAKKTGARPKINPADEVDLRDFVGEYQPDTYSDITLPLIDKNATLEEPVQPKQLSKSAMRRAGKETRHDDTGKIVEFKKPLPTGPVFLSEGVTVKELSEKLGVLARDLVQKLLRRGMMVTINQSLPANVAVEIAREIGVEAAVVSFEEEMELAREEKGEKVSPENLKPRAPVVTVMGHVDHGKTSLLDAIRETKVAASEAGGITQHIGAYRVESKGTPIVFLDTPGHEAFTLMRARGAAATDIVVLVVAADDGVMPQTVEAIDHARAAKVPIVVAINKIDKPNANVERVKKELGDRGVLLESWGGDVPSVEVSALKKQGIDQLLEIIRLVAELQELKADPTGMARGVVIEARREAGRGNVATVLVQSGALKIGDVFYAGSVSGRLRAMSDENGNRLTEAGPSTPVEVMGFEELPAAGDTFQVVENEIRARQIVSFRKEKNREQTMASTSKTSLEALFSRIQAGGVKDLAIILKADVMGSAEVLSSTLKKLSTEQVKVNVLHAGVGAINVNDVLLASASGAIIIGFNVRPEKKAETEAEKAGVDIRLYTVIYNITDDIRKAMEGLLEPTLKEVNRGRAEVRNTFQVPKVGVVAGCYVTEGTIPRSAGVRLLRDNRVVYEGKIASLRRFKDDVSEVKNGFECGIGLERYQDVKVGDVIEAFSTEKVAGVLSA
- the rpsO gene encoding 30S ribosomal protein S15, with translation MSATAYRDTKPEIIHDYQTHDGDTGSPEVQVALLSKRIAYLTDHFKSHAKDHHSRRGLLMLVGRRRRLLEYLKKKDGERYHRLIERLGLRK
- the pnp gene encoding polyribonucleotide nucleotidyltransferase, with translation MKHEEIISLPDRPLSIETGKVAKQADGACVVRLGDTVVLATACAAGEPKEGIDFLPLTVDYRENTYAAGRIPGGFFKREGRPTEKEILTSRLIDRPLRPLFPKGWGNETQVIAFVLSADGQNDPDVLAINGASAALAVSAIPFTHTIAAVRVGRIGGKLVLNPTNKERDESDIDLIVASTKDAVCMVESGAREVPESAMIDAIFFGHDANQQIIAGIEKLAAAVGNRKREFSAPEPYDAAFFAGILKRWEGAMLAAMTVPGKILSYARIKEVKKQAIGEIPAEDVALRTATAKAMDALVKTLTRETILDRGERLDGRNFSQIRPITCEVGLLPRTHGSALFTRGETQALVTCTLGTSEDTQLVEDYEGDSEKTFLLHYNFPPFSVGEVKFLRGPGRREIGHGNLARRALEPILPDDVSFPYTIRVVSDILESNGSSSMATVCGGTLALMDAGVPIKSPVAGVAMGLVAEGEKHAVLTDIAGQEDHYGDMDFKVAGTRDGITALQMDIKIKGLKRVIVEQALEQARHGRLSILESMSKAIEAPRANISPYAPRIFTIQIPKDKIRDVIGSGGKTIRGIIEETGCKVDVEDSGRVSIASSDEAAAMRAIEIIEGLTKDPQIGEMYRGKVRRIEAYGAFVEILPGKDGLVHISELAPYRVRETTDIVKEGDVIPVKVIAIDPMGKIKLSRKQALSKEELEAEAAMAPATVGEPEGGSHERHDRRDHRPRR
- the rbfA gene encoding 30S ribosome-binding factor RbfA — translated: MPVKRPERVGELIRAELSAMIRSDLHDPAIGFVTITQVQMSHDLRTARVYFSCLGGPEEFDKVRDGFDRAAGYLRREIGRRCRLRYAPELHFFPDRSAETGARIEKILRENLPAPEASEEPSGTPASDSGEAPRK